From Tiliqua scincoides isolate rTilSci1 chromosome 2, rTilSci1.hap2, whole genome shotgun sequence, the proteins below share one genomic window:
- the LOC136639807 gene encoding retinol dehydrogenase 8-like, protein MAVRNVLVTGCSSGIGLALAVRLARDELKRFRVIATMRNLEKSQELQKQAGPVLEKTLDIKELDVTSEESIQRCVDSIPQRRVDVLVSNAGLGMIGPVESQSMASTQRLFDINFFGLVRLVKEILPDMKRRRQGHIVVMSSVLGLQGLLFNDIYSASKFAVEGFCESLALQALKFGINISLIEPGPVITEFERKLYEEAADMDLSAVDKETLDIFQGFYMAYSKDVFTALGQSPEEVAEHAAKVITSEKPAFRYQTNSLYTPITTLKHADPSGNLPLNAFHQMIFQHDRLFKASLSLLKMLQWRKRRDLDYNKNP, encoded by the exons TTATTGCCACCATGAGGAATTTGGAAAAGAGTCAGGAGCTGCAGAAGCAAGCAGGTCCTGTCTTGGAGAAGACTCTGGACATCAAGGAGCTGGACGTGACCAGTGAGGAGTCAATCCAGCGGTGTGTGGACAGCATCCCTCAGCGCAGGGTAGATGTGCTCG TGAGCAATGCTGGGTTGGGAATGATTGGTCCCGTGGAAAGCCAGAGCATGGCCTCCACGCAGCGTCTTTTTGACATCAACTTCTTTGGCTTGGTGCGTCTTGTAAAGGAAATCCTCCCTGACATGAAGCGTCGACGCCAGGGCCACATCGTAGTGATGAGCAGTGTCTTGGGCTTGCAAG GTCTCCTCTTCAATGACATCTATTCTGCTTCCAAATTTGCTGTGGAAGGTTTCTGTGAGAGTCTGGCCCTGCAGGCACTAAAATTTGGGATCAA CATCAGTTTGATTGAACCTGGGCCAGTGATCACTGAATTTGAGAGGAAGCTCTATGAAGAGGCAGCTGATATGGATCTCTCTGCAGTGGATAAAGAGACACTGGATATATTCCAGGGCTTTTACATGGCCTACTCCAAGGATGTCTTTACTGCATTGGGGCAATCTCCAGAAGAGGTGGCTGAG CATGCTGCAAAAGTGATAACCTCAGAGAAGCCTGCCTTTCGGTATCAGACCAACAGCCTCTACACACCCATCACCACTCTCAAACATGCTGACCCCAGTGGGAATCTGCCCCTCAATGCCTTCCACCAGATGATCTTCCAACATGATAGGCTCTTCAAAGCCAGCCTCAGCCTCCTCAAAATgctccagtggaggaagaggcGGGACCTGGACTATAACAAGAACCCTTGA